Genomic window (Jeotgalibaca ciconiae):
ATAATAATAACGATGATAGCCGCACGGCAACAATCCTAAATCTTTTATTTGCTCGTAATGGAAAGTAGCACTGTGAATATTCTTTAAGTGGTTACTGTCTTCATCTTGTGCAAGACCATAAATGGCATCAATCGCATCATACGTACGTTCTGCCCCCGTTTTATCCCACACGCGATGCCAGTGAAAATGATTGATACCTGCAAATTTATAAAACAACTCGTCTTCGGGGATATCAAGTTTTTCTGAAACGGCTTTACGGTGGCCAATCGGCACATTACATAGTCCAATCGTTTTCTTCCAGCCAAAATGCTTAACAGCTGCCTCTGTAACCATTCCAGCTGGATTAGTAAAGTTAATCAACCAAGCATCGGGACACTGAATTTTCATATCAGCGATAATTTCGCCAATTATCGGAATTGTACGGAAAGCTTTCAAAATACCGCCAGCCCCATTTGTCTCTTGTCCTAATACGCCGTGAGATAGTGGAATTCGCTCATCTTTCACACGTGCATCCAAAAGCCCTACCCGAAATTGAGTGGTTACAAAGTCAGCTTCCTTCAAAGCTTCAAAACGATCTAACGTTAAATGTACGTCCCAATCTAGCCCTGCAGCACGAATTTGACGTTTAGCCATTTCGCCTACTACTTCTAATTTTTCTCGTCCCGCTTCGATATCAACCAGCCAAATTTCTTTGATTGGCAATTGATCTTTTCTTGTAATATATCCTTCAATTAGTTCTGGCGTATAACTGGAACCGCCACCAATTGTTACGATTTTTAGTCCTTTTTTATCCATTCATTTCCCTCCATTTGATAAGGTTTTCATTTGTCTATACTTTAGCATATAGTACAGACTTAAAAAGACATTTTCTTGATAATGAGACAAGACGAGATTGATTGGTTTTTGTTTCACATTTGAAACGTTTTTCTATTAGAAAAGCGGACAAGTCCGCCTTGGCCTATGAAAAAATAGGAAATTTGACCCTGAATTGTCAGGAGACTTCACGCTTCAGCGGGTTAGTCGAATGATATGCGTTAGCGAGCAGCGAAGCGCGCAATGGGGCAAATTTATCTTTTTTTCACTAGGTCAGGACTTGGGAGCTAGACATTGATGGCTGAACTTATAATCCCCTAGTCTATAAAAAAACTGAGCAGAATCGCTCTATAGCGTCTTCCACTCAGTTTCTGATTTATCTTTCTGAAACACGCAGTTCTTTCACTACTGAAAGTAGGTCTGTTCCAAAACTTGATTTAATTAAGATCTGATCATTTTCTTTTAAGTCGTCTTTTAAAGCCTGTATCAATAGTGCTTTTTCGCCTGTATAATGATGGAGATTTTCACTTGAAAATGAATCCTTTAATACCTCATACAATGCAAGCATTTCATCACCATATAGGTATACTTCATCAAAATTTTCTGGAGAAAGCGAAGTCGATAATGATTCGTGCAGTTTGGTTGATTGTTCTCCTAACTCACGTATATCTCCTAATAAAACGATGCGACGACCATTTTCTTCACGAGGAACATTCTGAAATGCTTTTAATACAGCCTTCATTGCTGTTGGACTCGCGTTGTAAGCATCATTTAAAATTTGTACACCGTTCATGCCTTCAAGCCACTGTGTGCGGTTTTCTGTCAACTTGAAGTTTTCTAAGTAAGCTTTTACTTCAATCATTGATAAATTAAAATGACTGGCAATCGACAAAGCGATGAGGGCATTTTGAACGTTATAATCCCCTAAAACCGGAATTGTTAACGTAGCTGTATCATCAAAATTCACTTTGAAATTTGTATAATCTTTCCCACTTTCAATCGCGTATGCAAAAATCGTCGCAGTCTTGTCAATTCCAAAAGTTGCTTTTGAATACGTTCCGTCAAGCGGCATTTCTTCGCGAATCAATGGTTCGTTAATTGGATAAATGAACAAGCCATCTTCCTTCAAACCATCAAGAATCTCTAGCTTTGCTTTAGCAATATTTCTGCGAGTACCTAAGTGCTCCAGATGACTTTCGCCAATCAGAGTAATAGCTGCAACATCTGGTGCCGCAATTTTGCTTAATAACGAAATTTCTCCAAAGTCTGACATGCCCATTTCCAGCACA
Coding sequences:
- a CDS encoding 6-phospho-beta-glucosidase, with translation MDKKGLKIVTIGGGSSYTPELIEGYITRKDQLPIKEIWLVDIEAGREKLEVVGEMAKRQIRAAGLDWDVHLTLDRFEALKEADFVTTQFRVGLLDARVKDERIPLSHGVLGQETNGAGGILKAFRTIPIIGEIIADMKIQCPDAWLINFTNPAGMVTEAAVKHFGWKKTIGLCNVPIGHRKAVSEKLDIPEDELFYKFAGINHFHWHRVWDKTGAERTYDAIDAIYGLAQDEDSNHLKNIHSATFHYEQIKDLGLLPCGYHRYYYIEDEMLQHSIEEFERGETRAQVVKETEKRLFELYKDPELDYKPEELTQRGGTHYSDAACEVIASIVNDKKTDMVVSIENNGTIDGLPYDCVVEVSASITAHGAEPHNWGEMPSAARGLLQGMKAMEETVIRAATTGSYGAALQAFTINPLVPGGTLAKTILDELLYAHKKHLPQFADRIAQIEAEQPEVVEYVNELMKSN
- a CDS encoding UDP-N-acetylmuramoyl-tripeptide--D-alanyl-D-alanine ligase, yielding MKPIRIIDIVKAVHAIDYSSPNRFAEIDSVVFDSRKAKENTLFVPLKGETDGHDYIQSAIANGAIATLWSRSESEAPEGIAVILVDDTLKALQDLAKAYLAMIQPKVVAITGSNGKTTTKDMTAGVLAARYRVHKTEGNYNNDIGLPSTILDMPEDTEIIVLEMGMSDFGEISLLSKIAAPDVAAITLIGESHLEHLGTRRNIAKAKLEILDGLKEDGLFIYPINEPLIREEMPLDGTYSKATFGIDKTATIFAYAIESGKDYTNFKVNFDDTATLTIPVLGDYNVQNALIALSIASHFNLSMIEVKAYLENFKLTENRTQWLEGMNGVQILNDAYNASPTAMKAVLKAFQNVPREENGRRIVLLGDIRELGEQSTKLHESLSTSLSPENFDEVYLYGDEMLALYEVLKDSFSSENLHHYTGEKALLIQALKDDLKENDQILIKSSFGTDLLSVVKELRVSER